In one window of Juglans regia cultivar Chandler chromosome 3, Walnut 2.0, whole genome shotgun sequence DNA:
- the LOC109004412 gene encoding ATP synthase mitochondrial F1 complex assembly factor 1-like, whose product MQRLTSRILRTAASYSTSTTLLNHASSNCVIPKQFSRALSLQPNLRKLQERAVPGDFVKWGSLGFFRTSRFATGFAPLQPKPLDSIMDIERVKDRSAEDIASIWDDYHLGRGHIGASMKANLYFLLEQRAADCQYFVIPLWRGSGYTTMFAQVQMPHIIFTGLEDYKARGTQATPYFTVSYHKEFAESKDLVLVRGDVVLTSKLSDTEAQWLLETAQSFYLNDMRYKLVERFNKETRDFEFKDVLQALDMPTM is encoded by the exons ATGCAACGCTTGACATCAAGAATTTTAAGGACTGCGGCTTCTTATTCTACGTCAACAACTTTACTCAACCATGCGTCATCGAACTGTGTTATCCCGAAACAGTTTTCCCGTGCCTTGTCTTTGCAACCAAATCTCCGAAAACTGCAAGAAAGAGCCGTCCCGGGAGATTTTGTGAAATGGGGTTCTCTTGGTTTCTTTAGGACTTCTAGGTTTGCCACTGGGTTCGCGCCATTACAGCCGAAGCCGTTAGACTCGATTATGGATATCGAGAGGGTCAAGGATCGCTCGGCCGAGGACATCGCCTCGATTTGGGATGAT TATCACTTGGGAAGAGGCCATATTGGGGCATCTATGAAAGCAAATCTTTATTTCTTGTTGGAGCAAAGAGCTGCAGATTG CCAATATTTTGTCATTCCTTTGTGGAGAGGAAGTGGCTATACAACAATGTTTGCTCAAG TGCAGATGCCACACATTATTTTCACTGGCCTTGAAGATTACAAGGCAAGAGGAACTCAAGCAACTCCCTACTTCACGGTTTCTTATCACAAAGAATTTGCTGAAAGCAAGGACTTGGTACTTGTCCGCGGTGATGTTGTGCTCACAAGCAAGCTTAGTGACACAGAGGCACAATGGCTTCTGGAGACTGCCCAATCCTTTTATTTGAATGATATGAGGTACAAGCTGGTCGAGCGCTTCAACAAAGAAACGCGTGATTTTGAGTTCAAGGATGTCTTGCAAGCATTAGACATGCCTACTATGTGA
- the LOC109004411 gene encoding peroxidase 19-like → MSVSSFSSSTFVFTCFLIVFLLTPYPSNCAAKLSNTTSKTRQLSVDYYSKSCPQLEQLIGSVTSQQFKEEPVSGPATIRLFFHDCFVEGCDASILISSKPGSKMLAEKDAEDNKDLRVEGFETISKAKVLVESKCPGVVSCADILAIAARDYVHLAGGPYYQVKKGRWDGRISMASSVPSNIPRANSTVDELFKLFNSKGLALEDLVVLSGAHTIGFAHCDNFISRLYDYNGTKQPDPAIDPRLLKALRMSCPHFGGNKDIVAPFDVTTPFLFDHAYYENLIGKLGLLASDQALFLDPRTKPIVQTLAKDKQTFFQAFAAAMDKMGSIGVKRGGTHGEKRKECSSMLFS, encoded by the exons ATGTCtgtatcttctttttcttcttctaccttTGTTTTCACTTGTTTTCTCATCGTCTTCTTGCTTACCCCCTACCCTTCAAATTGTGCAGCCAAACTGTCAAATACCACTAGCAAAACCAGGCAACTCTCCGTCGATTATTATTCCAAATCATGCCCTCAACTCGAGCAGCTTATTGGGTCCGTCACCAGCCAACAGTTCAAAGAAGAACCAGTCTCCGGGCCTGCTACCATTCGCCTCTTCTTCCATGACTGCTTTGTAGAA GGCTGTGATGCATCAATATTGATATCATCGAAGCCGGGAAGCAAAATGTTGGCGGAGAAGGATGCAGAGGATAACAAGGACCTAAGAGTGGAGGGGTTTGAGACCATAAGCAAGGCCAAAGTCTTGGTAGAGAGCAAGTGCCCTGGTGTTGTGTCTTGTGCGGACATTCTGGCAATTGCAGCCAGAGACTACGTGCATTTG GCAGGGGGTCCTTACTACCAAGTGAAAAAAGGAAGGTGGGATGGAAGAATATCAATGGCATCAAGTGTACCCTCCAATATCCCGCGCGCAAATTCCACGGTCGACGAGCTGTTCAAACTCTTTAACTCAAAAGGGCTAGCACTAGAGGACCTGGTCGTCCTCTCGGGTGCACATACAATAGGGTTTGCCCACTGTGACAACTTCATAAGCAGGCTGTATGACTATAATGGCACCAAGCAGCCCGACCCAGCCATCGATCCAAGACTCCTCAAGGCACTCAGAATGTCATGCCCCCATTTTGGTGGCAACAAAGACATTGTTGCTCCATTTGATGTTACCACCCCATTCTTGTTCGACCACGCTTACTATGAGAATTTGATCGGTAAACTAGGCTTACTGGCCTCTGACCAAGCTTTATTCTTGGACCCCCGGACCAAACCGATTGTTCAAACTTTGGCAAAGGATAAGCAAACGTTCTTTCAAGCTTTTGCAGCGGCTATGGATAAAATGGGTTCGATTGGTGTGAAGAGGGGAGGAACACAtggagagaaaaggaaagagtGCAGTAGTATGCTTTTCTCCTGA
- the LOC109004413 gene encoding apoptosis inhibitor 5-like protein API5: MSDSAADDSKHIEELYLYVERLNEATDKSQNVKDYQGIIDTAKSSIKAKQLAAQFIPRFFKFFPTLSGPAIDTHLDLIEEEELGVRVQAIRGLPLFCKDTPEHIAKIVDILVQLLASEEFVERDAVHKALMSLLTQDVKASLTALFKHIGSVDEPSTDEVIREKVLTFIRDKVFPIKAELLKPQEEMERHITDLIKKSLEDVTGAEFRMFMDFLKSLSTFGEKAPPERMKELIGIVEGQADLDAQFNVSDADHIDRLISCLYMALPLVVRGASSSKFLNYLNKHIIPVFDKLPEERKLDMLKALAEISPYTTPQDSRQILPNVVQLLKKYMPRRKTGEEMNFTYVECLLYTFHHLAHKVPNATNSLCGYKIVTGQPSDRLGEDFSELCKEFTERLSNVEELTRATMKKLTQGMAEHNKAMAAAKSDEAKEGIKTQKQNTTTGLRTCNNILAMTKPLHSKTPSFTGDKSINLSWKEATKPSIPSATATTGGKRPANATNGSSNVTSKKGRGAGGLPNQLVNRALEGLSHGGRGGTRGRGRGWAGRGRGRGYR, from the exons ATGAGTGACTCGGCCGCAGATGACTCCAAACACATCGAGGAGCTCTACCTTTACGTTGAGCGTCTCAACGAGGCCACGGACAAGTCCCAG AATGTGAAGGACTACCAGGGTATCATCGACACTGCCAAGTCCAGCATCAAGGCCAAGCAATTGGCCGCTCAGTTCATCCCCAGGTTCTTCAAGTTCTTCCCCACTCTCTCGGGCCCCGCCATCGACACGCATCTCGATTTGATCGAAGAAGAAGAGCTCGGG GTTCGGGTGCAAGCAATTAGGGGACTTCCCCTTTTCTGCAAGGATACACCAGAACATATTGCAAAGATTGTAGACATTCTTGTGCAACTCCTTGCATCCG AGGAATTTGTGGAGCGTGATGCCGTGCATAAAGCCCTTATGTCCCTGTTGACGCAGGATGTGAAAG CTTCTTTGACGGCCTTATTTAAGCATATTGGGAGTGTTGATGAACCGAGTACGGATGAAGTTATTCGTGAGAAAGTTCTAACATTTATAAGAGATAAG GTTTTTCCCATTAAGGCTGAACTGTTAAAGCCTCAGGAAGAAATGGAAAGACATATAACTGATTTGATAAAAAAG AGTTTAGAAGACGTAACCGGCGCAGAATTCAGGATGTTTATGGACTTCTTAAAGAGTTTGAGCACTTTTGGAGAAAAAGCTCCCCCAGAACGCATGAAAGAATTAATTGGAATTGTTGAAGGACAAGCTGATTTAGATGCACAGTTCAAT gttTCAGATGCGGACCATATTGACAGGTTGATATCGTGCTTGTACATGGCTCTTCCACTTGTTGTG AGGGGTGCTTCAAGCAGCAAGTTTCTCAATTATTTGAACAAACACATTATACCTGTATTTGATAAG CTTCCCGAGGAGCGAAAGCTAGACATGCTCAAAGCCCTTGCAGAAATTTCTCCTTATACAACACCACAGGATTCTCGTCAGATTCTTCCTAATGTTGTTCAGCTATTAAAG AAGTACATGCCCCGGAGGAAGACAGGGGAAGAGATGAACTTTACTTATGTTGAGTGCTTGCTGTACACATTTCACCATCTAGCTCACAAG GTTCCCAATGCCACTAACAGTCTATGTGGTTACAAGATAGTGACTGGCCAACCATCAGATAGGCTTGGGGAGGACTTCTCAGAGTTATGTAAGGAGTTCACTGAAAg GTTGAGTAATGTCGAGGAGTTAACCAGGGctaccatgaagaaattaacTCAGGGGATGGCTGAGCACAACAAAGCTATGGCTGCTGCCAAATCTGATGAAGCAAAGGAAGGCATT AAAACTCAAAAGCAGAATACTACAACTGGGTTGCGGACCTGTAATAACATTTTGGCAATGACAAAg CCGTTGCATTCAAAAACACCTTCATTTACTGGAGATAAAAGCATCAACCTGTCTTGGAAAGAAGCAACAAAACCTTCTATTCCCTCTGCCACAGCTACAACTGG AGGAAAACGACCTGCTAATGCTACTAATGGATCCAGCAATGTGACATCCAAAAAGGGCCGTGGAGCTGGTGGTTTACCAAACCAGCTAGTTAATAGAGCATTAGAAGGTTTGTCTCATGGTGGGAGAGGTGGGACTAGGGGCAGAGGCAGGGGTTGGGCTGGACGTGGGAGAGGAAGAGGCTACCGGTAG